One stretch of Clavelina lepadiformis chromosome 6, kaClaLepa1.1, whole genome shotgun sequence DNA includes these proteins:
- the LOC143462253 gene encoding uncharacterized protein LOC143462253, with protein sequence MANKEELIYMAKLAEQAERYDEMVKSMKEVAQAGEDLTVEERNLLSVAYKNVIGARRASWRIIKSIEQKDKTDNDTYRVLVEKYRKEIEKELKVICDDILSLIKDHLIPSATQGESKVFYYKMKGDYYRYLAEFEEGAERKADASESLDAYENAHKEAVNSLPSTHPIRLGLALNFSVFYYEILNSPEKACSLAKKAFDEAIAELDTLSEDSYKDSTLIMQLLRDNLTLWTSDMQQTEDSQQEQQGEDDNAEAS encoded by the exons ATGGCAAATAAAGAAGAACTGATCTACATGGCCAAATTGGCCGAGCAAGCCGAAAGATATGATG AAATGGTGAAATCTATGAAAGAAGTCGCCCAAGCTGGAGAGGATTTAACTGTTGAAGAGCGAAACCTACTCTCTGTAGCTTATAAAAATGTGATTGGAGCTCGGCGTGCATCTTGGAGAATTATTAAAAGCATCGAGCAAAAAGACAAAACGGATAATGATACTTATCGTGTATTGGTGGAAAAATATCGTAAAGag ATTGAAAAAGAACTCAAAGTCATCTGTGATGACATCTTGTCTTTAATTAAAGACCATCTCATTCCATCAGCAACACAAGGAGAATCTAAAGTTTTCTATTACAAAAT GAAAGGAGATTACTACAGGTACTTGGCAGAATTTGAGGAGGGCGCTGAACGCAAAGCCGATGCAAGTGAAAGTCTGGATGCATATGAAAATGCTCATAAAGAAGCAGTAAATAGTTTACCATCAACTCACCCAATTAGATTAG gtCTGGCTCTAAACTTCAGTGTGTTTTACTATGAAATCCTAAACTCACCTGAAAAAGCGTGTTCGCTAGCTAAGAAAGCATTTGATGAAGCTATAGCTGAACTAGATACCTTGTCAGAGGATTCGTATAAAGATTCCACATTGATCATGCAACTCTTGCGAGATAATCTCACCTTGTGGACGTCAGACATGCAGCAGACTGAAG ACAGCCAACAAGAGCAGCAGGGTGAAGATGACAATGCGGAAGCTTCCTAA
- the LOC143462616 gene encoding 14-3-3 protein epsilon-like has protein sequence MGESKDRNETVYQAKLAEQAERYDEMVKFMTEVAKLDTELTVEERNLLSVAFKNVIGARRASWRIINSIEQKEKAKESDERNNRELAANYLQIVESELKSTCSVILNLLDKHLIPNSATDESKVFYSKMKGDYYRYLAEFEKDEDRKLAAENSLQAYKSASDQATSALKPTHPIRLGLALNFSVFYYEILNSPDRACALAKSAFDAAIAELDTLSEDSYKDSTLIMQLLRDNLTLWTSDMQAEDVNPDQQLEDVEDNADAS, from the exons ATGGGAGAATCTAAAGATAGAAATGAAACAGTATACCAGGCCAAATTAGCTGAACAAGCTGAAAGATACGATG AAATGGTCAAGTTCATGACTGAAGTCGCGAAATTGGATACGGAGTTGACTGTTGAAGAAAGAAACTTGCTATCGGtggcatttaaaaatgttattggtGCTCGTCGTGCATCATGGAGAATAATCAATAGTATTGAACAGAAGGAAAAAGCTAAAGAATCTGATGAACGCAACAACAGGGAGCTGGCAGCCAACTATCTCCAAATT GTTGAGAGCGAGCTAAAAAGCACTTGCAGTGTGATACTCAACTTATTGGACAAGCATCTTATACCAAACTCTGCAACTGACGAGTCTAAAGTTTTTTATAGCAAAAT GAAAGGAGATTACTACAGATATTTAGCTGAATTTGAGAAAGATGAAGACCGTAAACTTGCTGCGGAAAATAGCCTTCAGGCTTACAAATCTGCTTCAGACCAAGCCACAAGCGCTCTCAAACCAACTCATCCTATTCGATTAG GACTGGCTTTGAACTTCTCCGTTTTTTATTATGAAATCTTAAATTCACCTGATCGAGCTTGCGCTCTTGCGAAATCGGCATTTGATGCAGCTATCGCTGAACTGGACACTTTATCTGAAGACTCCTATAAAGATTCCACATTGATCATGCAGCTCTTACGCGACAACCTCACCTTGTGGACATCAGATATGCAGGCAGAGG ATGTGAACCCAGATCAACAACTGGAAGATGTTGAAGACAATGCTGACGCTTCCTAA
- the LOC143462615 gene encoding 14-3-3 protein epsilon-like, with the protein MSIMGQAAQTNKEKCIFEAKMAEKAERYQDLVEYMKPVVMSGEKLSREERNLWSLGYKNLVGARRSSWITLEELRQKREYDRSAMERYQEHIDNELTDITNEVIDLIDQHILPLYSGCEEDDLEAKVYFMKMKGDYYRYSAECKKEEDRKLAAENSLQAYKSASDQATSSLKPTHPIRLGLALNFSVFYYEILNLPDRAFTLAKSAFDAAIAELDTLPEDSYKDTTLSMQLLRDNLTLWTSDMQAEEVNPDQQREDVEDLEHADAS; encoded by the exons ATGTCTATAATGGGTCAAGCCGCGCagacaaacaaagaaaagtgtATTTTCGAAGCTAAAATGGCAGAGAAAGCTGAAAGATATCAGG ATTTGGTCGAATACATGAAACCTGTTGTAATGAGTGGAGAAAAGTTAAGCAGAGAGGAAAGAAACCTTTGGTCGCTTGGATATAAAAACCTTGTTGGCGCTCGACGTTCATCTTGGATAACCTTGGAAGAATTACGGCAAAAAAGAGAGTACGACAGGAGTGCAATGGAAAGATATCAGGAACAT ATTGACAACGAACTCACTGACATCACGAACGAAGTCATAGATTTAATCGATCAGCATATTTTGCCGTTATATTCAGGTTGCGAAGAGGACGATTTGGAGGCGAAGGTTTACTTCATGAAGAT GAAAGGAGATTACTACAGATATTCAGCTGAATGTAAGAAAGAAGAAGACCGTAAACTTGCTGCGGAAAATAGCCTTCAGGCATATAAATCTGCTTCAGACCAAGCCACAAGCAGTCTCAAACCAACTCATCCTATTCGATTAG GACTGGCTTTGAACTTCTCCGTTTTTTATTATGAAATCTTAAATTTACCTGATCGAGCTTTCACTCTTGCGAAATCGGCATTTGATGCAGCTATCGCTGAACTCGACACTTTACCTGAAGACTCCTATAAAGATACCACATTGAGCATGCAGCTCTTACGCGACAACCTCACCTTGTGGACATCAGATATGCAGGCAGAGG AAGTCAACCCGGATCAACAACGGGAAGACGTTGAAGACCTCGAGCACGCTGACGCTTCCTAA